The Phacochoerus africanus isolate WHEZ1 chromosome X, ROS_Pafr_v1, whole genome shotgun sequence genome has a segment encoding these proteins:
- the AMELX gene encoding amelogenin, X isoform isoform X1, which yields MGTWILFACLLGAAFSMPLPPHPGHPGYINFSYEDSHVEVIRIDRIAFVLTPLKWYQNMIRHPYTSYGYEPMGGWLHHQIIPVVSQQTPQSHALQPHHHIPMVPAQQPGIPQQPMMPLPGQHSMTPTQHHQPNLPLPAQQPFQPQPVQPQPHQPLQPQSPMHPIQPLLPQPPLPPMFSMQSLLPDLPLEAWPATDKTKREEVVSIP from the exons ATGGGGACCTGGATTTTGTTTGCTTGCCTCCTGGGAGCAGCCTTCTCTATGCCT CTACCACCTCATCCTGGGCACCCTGGTTATATCAACTTCAGCTATGag GACTCACACGTGGAGGTTATCCGTATTGACAGGATTGCATTC GTGCTTACCCCTCTGAAGTGGTACCAGAACATGATAAGACATCCG TACACTTCCTATGGTTACGAACCCATGGGTGGATGGCTGCACCACCAAATCATTCCCGTGGTGTCGCAGCAGACTCCCCAGAGTCATGCCCTTCAGCCTCATCACCACATCCCCATGGTGCCAGCTCAACAGCCCGGGATCCCCCAGCAGCCAATGATGCCACTTCCTGGCCAACACTCCATGACTCCAACCCAACACCACCAGCCAAACCTCCCTCTGCCCGCCCAGCAGCCCTTCCAGCCCCAGCCCGTCCAGCCCCAGCCTCAccagcccctgcagccccagtcacccaTGCACCCCATCCAGCCCTTGCTGCCACAGCCACCTCTGCCTCCGATGTTCTCCATGCAGTCTCTGCTTCCTGACCTGCCTCTGGAAGCTTGGCCAGCAACAGACAAGACCAAGCGGGAGGAAGTGGTGAGTATACCTTGA
- the AMELX gene encoding amelogenin, X isoform isoform X5: MGTWILFACLLGAAFSMPVLTPLKWYQNMIRHPYTSYGYEPMGGWLHHQIIPVVSQQTPQSHALQPHHHIPMVPAQQPGIPQQPMMPLPGQHSMTPTQHHQPNLPLPAQQPFQPQPVQPQPHQPLQPQSPMHPIQPLLPQPPLPPMFSMQSLLPDLPLEAWPATDKTKREEVD, encoded by the exons ATGGGGACCTGGATTTTGTTTGCTTGCCTCCTGGGAGCAGCCTTCTCTATGCCT GTGCTTACCCCTCTGAAGTGGTACCAGAACATGATAAGACATCCG TACACTTCCTATGGTTACGAACCCATGGGTGGATGGCTGCACCACCAAATCATTCCCGTGGTGTCGCAGCAGACTCCCCAGAGTCATGCCCTTCAGCCTCATCACCACATCCCCATGGTGCCAGCTCAACAGCCCGGGATCCCCCAGCAGCCAATGATGCCACTTCCTGGCCAACACTCCATGACTCCAACCCAACACCACCAGCCAAACCTCCCTCTGCCCGCCCAGCAGCCCTTCCAGCCCCAGCCCGTCCAGCCCCAGCCTCAccagcccctgcagccccagtcacccaTGCACCCCATCCAGCCCTTGCTGCCACAGCCACCTCTGCCTCCGATGTTCTCCATGCAGTCTCTGCTTCCTGACCTGCCTCTGGAAGCTTGGCCAGCAACAGACAAGACCAAGCGGGAGGAAGTG gatTAA
- the AMELX gene encoding amelogenin, X isoform isoform X3 has product MGTWILFACLLGAAFSMPLPPHPGHPGYINFSYEVLTPLKWYQNMIRHPYTSYGYEPMGGWLHHQIIPVVSQQTPQSHALQPHHHIPMVPAQQPGIPQQPMMPLPGQHSMTPTQHHQPNLPLPAQQPFQPQPVQPQPHQPLQPQSPMHPIQPLLPQPPLPPMFSMQSLLPDLPLEAWPATDKTKREEVD; this is encoded by the exons ATGGGGACCTGGATTTTGTTTGCTTGCCTCCTGGGAGCAGCCTTCTCTATGCCT CTACCACCTCATCCTGGGCACCCTGGTTATATCAACTTCAGCTATGag GTGCTTACCCCTCTGAAGTGGTACCAGAACATGATAAGACATCCG TACACTTCCTATGGTTACGAACCCATGGGTGGATGGCTGCACCACCAAATCATTCCCGTGGTGTCGCAGCAGACTCCCCAGAGTCATGCCCTTCAGCCTCATCACCACATCCCCATGGTGCCAGCTCAACAGCCCGGGATCCCCCAGCAGCCAATGATGCCACTTCCTGGCCAACACTCCATGACTCCAACCCAACACCACCAGCCAAACCTCCCTCTGCCCGCCCAGCAGCCCTTCCAGCCCCAGCCCGTCCAGCCCCAGCCTCAccagcccctgcagccccagtcacccaTGCACCCCATCCAGCCCTTGCTGCCACAGCCACCTCTGCCTCCGATGTTCTCCATGCAGTCTCTGCTTCCTGACCTGCCTCTGGAAGCTTGGCCAGCAACAGACAAGACCAAGCGGGAGGAAGTG gatTAA
- the AMELX gene encoding amelogenin, X isoform isoform X2, whose amino-acid sequence MGTWILFACLLGAAFSMPLPPHPGHPGYINFSYEVLTPLKWYQNMIRHPYTSYGYEPMGGWLHHQIIPVVSQQTPQSHALQPHHHIPMVPAQQPGIPQQPMMPLPGQHSMTPTQHHQPNLPLPAQQPFQPQPVQPQPHQPLQPQSPMHPIQPLLPQPPLPPMFSMQSLLPDLPLEAWPATDKTKREEVVSIP is encoded by the exons ATGGGGACCTGGATTTTGTTTGCTTGCCTCCTGGGAGCAGCCTTCTCTATGCCT CTACCACCTCATCCTGGGCACCCTGGTTATATCAACTTCAGCTATGag GTGCTTACCCCTCTGAAGTGGTACCAGAACATGATAAGACATCCG TACACTTCCTATGGTTACGAACCCATGGGTGGATGGCTGCACCACCAAATCATTCCCGTGGTGTCGCAGCAGACTCCCCAGAGTCATGCCCTTCAGCCTCATCACCACATCCCCATGGTGCCAGCTCAACAGCCCGGGATCCCCCAGCAGCCAATGATGCCACTTCCTGGCCAACACTCCATGACTCCAACCCAACACCACCAGCCAAACCTCCCTCTGCCCGCCCAGCAGCCCTTCCAGCCCCAGCCCGTCCAGCCCCAGCCTCAccagcccctgcagccccagtcacccaTGCACCCCATCCAGCCCTTGCTGCCACAGCCACCTCTGCCTCCGATGTTCTCCATGCAGTCTCTGCTTCCTGACCTGCCTCTGGAAGCTTGGCCAGCAACAGACAAGACCAAGCGGGAGGAAGTGGTGAGTATACCTTGA
- the AMELX gene encoding amelogenin, X isoform isoform X4 — translation MGTWILFACLLGAAFSMPVLTPLKWYQNMIRHPYTSYGYEPMGGWLHHQIIPVVSQQTPQSHALQPHHHIPMVPAQQPGIPQQPMMPLPGQHSMTPTQHHQPNLPLPAQQPFQPQPVQPQPHQPLQPQSPMHPIQPLLPQPPLPPMFSMQSLLPDLPLEAWPATDKTKREEVVSIP, via the exons ATGGGGACCTGGATTTTGTTTGCTTGCCTCCTGGGAGCAGCCTTCTCTATGCCT GTGCTTACCCCTCTGAAGTGGTACCAGAACATGATAAGACATCCG TACACTTCCTATGGTTACGAACCCATGGGTGGATGGCTGCACCACCAAATCATTCCCGTGGTGTCGCAGCAGACTCCCCAGAGTCATGCCCTTCAGCCTCATCACCACATCCCCATGGTGCCAGCTCAACAGCCCGGGATCCCCCAGCAGCCAATGATGCCACTTCCTGGCCAACACTCCATGACTCCAACCCAACACCACCAGCCAAACCTCCCTCTGCCCGCCCAGCAGCCCTTCCAGCCCCAGCCCGTCCAGCCCCAGCCTCAccagcccctgcagccccagtcacccaTGCACCCCATCCAGCCCTTGCTGCCACAGCCACCTCTGCCTCCGATGTTCTCCATGCAGTCTCTGCTTCCTGACCTGCCTCTGGAAGCTTGGCCAGCAACAGACAAGACCAAGCGGGAGGAAGTGGTGAGTATACCTTGA